A genomic window from Glycine max cultivar Williams 82 chromosome 17, Glycine_max_v4.0, whole genome shotgun sequence includes:
- the LOC100804101 gene encoding FCS-Like Zinc finger 10: MLRKRTRSIQKDQHHTGQMAISDTNSESHALGSNGKSNSIFNSPLLFVGMGHKGLLDSDSVKSPTSPLDFGFLSNLSNPFRTPSSLSNEGQHRSWNCAKVGLSIIDSLEECSKFSGKILQASESKKTSLCPPMITKAPKCKSYMDSAQASKSLPKDFCKITCTQNGSIFPKGESTVLSEIGEAPLEYESFGKTVSFSLDSCSPIRNLSGLTGSDFDSDSENFALKQMCSPPHFIGGSQNNTKFLLPSEVHSNPVAAVSSNEFIESLSASEIELSEDYTCVISHGSNPKTTHIFCDCILESHVNDSERHYKAEEEGTGLPLFSVNILHTPSQYPSHDFLSVCHHCNKKLEDGKDIYIYRGEKSFCSLSCREIEITNDEEQEKSNSSPENSPKWGLGGKFF; this comes from the exons ATGCTGAGGAAGAGGACCAGGTCAATCCAGAAAGATCAACACCACACTGGTCAAATGGCAATCTCTGATACCAATTCTGAGTCTCATGCTTTGGGGAGCAATGGCAAAAGCAACTCAATTTTCAATTCCCCTCTTCTGTTTGTGGGCATGGGTCATAAGGGCTTGTTGGATTCTGATTCAGTTAAGAGCCCCACTTCACCATTAGATTTTGGTTTCCTTTCAAACCTAAGCAACCCCTTTAGAACCCCAAGTTCATTGTCCAATGAGGGACAACATAGGAGTTGGAACTGTGCCAAAGTAGGTCTAAGTATTATAGATTCTTTGGAAGAATGTTCTAAGTTTTCTGGGAAAATTCTCCAGGCTTCAGAGAGCAAGAAGACTAGTCTTTGTCCTCCAATGATTACTAAAGCCCCAAAATGTAAATCCTATATGGATTCTGCTCAGGCATCTAAATCTTTACCTAAAGATTTTTGTAAGATTACTTGTACTCAAAATGGTTCTATTTTCCCTAAGGGTGAGTCCACTGTTCTTTCTGAGATTGGAGAGGCCCCTCTAGAATATGAGTCCTTTGGGAAAACTGTGTCTTTTTCATTGGACTCTTGCAGTCCAATTAGAAATCTGTCTGGTTTAACTGGTTCCGACTTTGATTCTGACTCTGAGAATTTTGCATTGAAACAGATGTGCTCCCCTCCTCATTTTATTGGAGGAAGCCAAAATAACACAAAATTTTTGCTACCTTCTGAGGTACATTCAAACCCTGTAGCTGCAGTCTCTTCTAATGAATTTATCGAGTCTCTATCGGCTAGTGAGATTGAACTCTCTGAGGATTACACCTGTGTGATTTCCCATGGTTCTAATCCAAAAACAACCCATATTTTCTGTGACTGCATTTTGGAAAGTCATGTTAATGATTCTGAAAGACATTATAAGGCTGAAGAGGAGGGAACGGGATTGCCCCTTTTCAGTGTTAACATTTTGCATACTCCAAGCCAATATCCTTCTCATGACTTCTTAAGTGTCTGTCACCATTGCAACAAGAAGTTGGAAGATGGGAAAgatatttacatatatag AGgtgaaaaatcattttgcaGTTTGAGCTGCCGCGAAATAGAGATCACGAACGATGAGGAGCAAGAGAAATCCAATTCATCACCTGAAAACTCTCCAAAGTGGGGACTTGgagggaaatttttttaa
- the LOC100803569 gene encoding probable E3 ubiquitin-protein ligase RZFP34 has protein sequence MGEVAVMHSEPLQFECNDISVNMTEKEVYPPESNVERLPGEESSQSTDHKNINDLQERGYMEYGCQHYRRRCRIRAPCCNEIFDCRHCHNEAKNDINIDQKHRHDIPRHQVKQVICSLCGTEQEVQQNCINCGVCMGKYFCGTCKLFDDDISKQQYHCSGCGICRTGGSENFFHCYKCGCCYSTLLKNSHPCVEGAMHHDCPVCFEYLFESRNDVTVMPCGHTIHKSCLNEMREHFQYSCPLCLKSVCDMSKVWEKFDIEIAATPMPEQYQNKMVWILCNDCGKTSHVQFHFVAQKCPNCKSYNTRQT, from the exons ATGGGAGAAGTGGCAGTAATGCACTCTGAGCCTCTGCAGTTTGAGTGCAATGACATTAGTGTGAATATGACTGAGAAGGAAGTGTATCCTCCAGAATCAAATGTGGAGCGCTTACCTGGAGAAGAATCGAGTCAATCAACAGACCACAAAAATATCAATGACTTGCAAGAGAGAGGATATATGGAGTATGG ATGTCAGCATTACCGGAGAAGATGCCGTATCAGGGCCCCATGTTGCAATGAGATTTTTGATTGCCGCCATTGTCATAATGAGGCAAAA AATGATATCAACATTGATCAGAAGCATAGACATGATATTCCACGACACCAAGTCAAACAg GTGATTTGTTCACTTTGTGGGACTGAACAAGAG GTTCAGCAAAACTGTATAAATTGTGGTGTTTGTATGGGCAAGTACTTCTGTGGAACATGCAAgctttttgatgatgat ATATCTAAGCAGCAGTACCATTGCAGTGGCTGTGGAATTTGCAG AACTGGAGGAAGCGAAAATTTCTTCCATTGCTACAAGTGTg GTTGTTGCTACTCAACTCTTCTGAAAAACAGTCACCCTTGTGTAGAAGGAGCAATGCATCATGATTGCCCGGTTTGTTTTGAG TATTTGTTTGAATCAAGAAATGATGTCACTGTTATGCCTTGTGGACATACAATCCATAAGAGCTGCCTGAATGAAATGAGAGAACATTTCCA GTATTCGTGCCCTCTCTGCTTGAAATCAGTCTGTGACATGTCAAAGGTTTGGGAGAAATTTGATATAGAGATTGCTGCTACACCAATGCCTGagcaatatcaaaataaaatg GTTTGGATCCTGTGCAACGATTGTGGTAAAACTTCTCACGTTCAGTTCCATTTTGTGGCTCAAAAGTGTCCGAACTGCAAATCCTACAATACACGACAAACATGA